From Burkholderia sp. WP9, a single genomic window includes:
- a CDS encoding GlxA family transcriptional regulator: MSTDRTASLSHFAFMPVPNFTMIAFTNAIEVLRMANYLTGQTLYRWSIVSPEGGPVMASNGLSVDTGPVECVGQPDIVFVVGGIDVQHATTPAHLSALRRFARMGSVLGSLCTGTYALARAGLLAGYACAIHWENMSALKEEFPDTRFLKELFVIDRDRVTCTGGVAPLDMMLNLIAPRVGTARVTQIAEQFIVEHVRDTSAQQKMPLVARLGSANKSLFEVIALMENNIEEPLSREELARLAGMSQRQLQRLFREHLGMTPTHYYLTLRLRRARELLLQTDMSIMHITMACGFQSACHFSKSYRDAFGTAPTRERRKQAPSLAVAPVLAA, encoded by the coding sequence ATGTCCACCGATCGCACGGCATCGTTGTCGCATTTCGCATTCATGCCGGTTCCCAACTTCACCATGATTGCGTTCACTAACGCGATCGAAGTCCTGCGCATGGCGAACTATCTGACCGGCCAAACGCTTTACCGCTGGTCGATCGTGAGTCCGGAAGGCGGTCCGGTCATGGCGAGCAACGGCTTGTCGGTCGATACGGGACCGGTGGAATGCGTCGGTCAGCCCGATATCGTGTTCGTGGTCGGCGGCATCGACGTGCAGCATGCGACCACGCCCGCCCATCTTTCCGCGCTGCGCCGCTTTGCCCGTATGGGCAGCGTGCTCGGCAGCCTGTGCACCGGCACGTATGCGTTGGCGCGCGCCGGTCTGCTGGCCGGGTATGCGTGCGCGATTCACTGGGAGAACATGTCGGCGCTCAAGGAAGAGTTTCCCGACACGCGCTTTCTGAAAGAACTGTTCGTGATCGATCGCGATCGCGTCACATGCACTGGCGGCGTCGCGCCGCTCGATATGATGCTGAACCTGATCGCGCCGCGCGTCGGCACTGCGCGCGTCACGCAGATCGCCGAGCAGTTCATTGTCGAACATGTGCGCGACACCAGCGCGCAACAGAAAATGCCGCTAGTGGCGCGGCTCGGCTCGGCCAACAAGTCGCTTTTCGAAGTGATCGCGCTGATGGAGAACAACATCGAAGAGCCGCTCTCACGCGAAGAACTCGCGCGGCTCGCCGGTATGTCGCAGCGGCAATTGCAGCGGTTGTTCCGCGAACATCTGGGGATGACGCCGACGCATTACTATCTGACGCTGCGTTTGCGGCGCGCGCGCGAGTTGCTGTTGCAAACCGACATGTCGATCATGCACATCACGATGGCATGCGGCTTCCAGTCGGCCTGCCACTTTTCGAAGAGCTACCGCGATGCGTTCGGCACGGCGCCGACGCGAGAACGACGCAAGCAGGCGCCGTCGCTGGCGGTGGCGCCGGTGCTGGCGGCTTGA